A genomic stretch from Corynebacterium kutscheri includes:
- the lgt gene encoding prolipoprotein diacylglyceryl transferase, whose amino-acid sequence MNVSSFASFPSPPQGVWQVGPIPLRAYALCIIVGIIVALWIGSYRYAARGGNKDVVMDAAIVAIPAGIIGGRLYHVLTDHQKYFCTECSLLDIFAITKGGLGIWGAVILGTISVWGYLRYKRIPFAPFADSLAPAVVLAQAIGRLGNWFNQELYGAETSVPWALEIYYRVDEAGNYAPLTGHSTGEVIAQVHPTFLYEMIANILIFFILIYVDRVKNLGHGRVFSLYVALYCAGRFIVENLRTDEATMVFGMRINVIVSAVVCITAFVVFFSLKKGTRNFRGSSR is encoded by the coding sequence GTGAACGTATCTTCTTTTGCTTCCTTTCCTTCACCTCCCCAAGGTGTTTGGCAGGTAGGACCTATCCCGCTTCGAGCTTATGCGCTGTGCATTATTGTTGGCATTATTGTTGCTTTATGGATCGGCAGCTATCGGTATGCTGCGAGAGGCGGCAATAAAGATGTTGTTATGGATGCGGCGATTGTTGCTATCCCAGCCGGAATAATCGGTGGGCGGTTGTATCATGTGCTCACAGATCATCAGAAATATTTTTGTACTGAGTGCAGTCTATTGGATATTTTTGCCATTACTAAAGGTGGCCTAGGTATTTGGGGTGCGGTAATACTAGGAACAATTTCAGTATGGGGTTATTTACGCTACAAGAGAATTCCTTTTGCACCTTTTGCCGATTCTTTGGCTCCCGCAGTAGTGTTAGCGCAGGCCATAGGGCGGTTAGGAAACTGGTTTAACCAAGAATTATATGGTGCTGAGACCTCAGTGCCATGGGCATTAGAGATTTACTATCGAGTTGATGAAGCTGGTAATTATGCACCATTGACTGGCCATTCTACCGGCGAGGTAATTGCTCAGGTGCATCCGACTTTTCTTTATGAAATGATTGCCAATATTCTTATTTTCTTCATTTTGATTTATGTGGATCGAGTGAAGAACTTAGGTCATGGACGAGTATTTTCTTTATATGTTGCCCTGTATTGTGCAGGTCGCTTTATTGTAGAGAATTTACGTACCGACGAAGCGACAATGGTATTCGGTATGCGGATTAATGTCATTGTTTCTGCTGTTGTGTGTATTACCGCTTTTGTGGTGTTTTTCAGTTTAAAAAAAGGGACGCGAAACTTCAGAGGAAGTAGCCGGTAA
- the pyk gene encoding pyruvate kinase has product MERRTKIVCTLGPAVASQDAILRLVQDGMDVARLNMSHGDHSDHEQNYQWVREATDKTGRAVGILADLQGPKIRLGRFIDGATVWENGEEVRITVDDIEGTHDRVSTTYKNLAKDAQPGDRLLIDDGKVAVVCKYVEGNDVVCEVVEGGPVSNNKGVSLPGMDISVPALSEKDIADLRFALKLGVDFIALSFVRSPQDVELVHAIMDEEGRRVPVIAKLEKPEAVDALESIILAFDAIMVARGDLGVELALEQVPLVQKRAIQIARENAKPVIVATQMLDSMIENSRPTRAEASDVANAVLDGADAVMLSGETSVGVDPHNVVRTMSRIVTFAESDGRVPGLAHIPRTKRGVISYSARDIAERLNAKALVAFTSSGDTAKRVSRLHSQLPLLVFTPDPAVRSQLALSWGTETFLTPVVKDTDEMLAQIDDQLLAMDKYNKDDMMVVVAGTPPGISGNTNMIHVHLLGEETKA; this is encoded by the coding sequence ATGGAACGTCGCACAAAGATTGTTTGTACCCTAGGCCCGGCTGTTGCTAGCCAGGACGCTATTCTTCGCTTAGTCCAAGATGGTATGGATGTTGCTCGCCTCAATATGAGTCACGGTGATCATTCTGATCATGAGCAGAACTATCAGTGGGTTCGTGAAGCAACCGATAAGACCGGTCGTGCTGTTGGTATCCTTGCTGACTTGCAGGGACCAAAGATTCGCCTTGGTCGTTTTATTGATGGTGCCACAGTGTGGGAGAACGGAGAAGAAGTCCGTATCACCGTCGATGATATTGAAGGCACTCATGATCGTGTCTCTACTACATATAAGAACTTGGCAAAGGATGCTCAGCCAGGCGATCGTCTTTTGATTGACGACGGTAAAGTGGCAGTTGTTTGTAAGTACGTCGAGGGTAATGACGTAGTATGTGAGGTCGTTGAGGGTGGCCCAGTATCAAACAACAAAGGCGTATCCCTGCCTGGCATGGATATTTCGGTTCCAGCACTGAGTGAAAAAGATATTGCAGATCTTCGCTTTGCTTTAAAGCTAGGCGTTGATTTTATTGCGTTGTCTTTCGTTCGTTCACCACAAGATGTTGAACTCGTTCATGCCATTATGGATGAAGAAGGTCGTCGCGTACCTGTTATTGCCAAGCTGGAGAAACCAGAGGCGGTTGACGCTCTAGAATCTATTATTCTAGCTTTCGACGCTATCATGGTCGCTCGTGGTGACCTCGGCGTTGAGCTAGCTTTGGAGCAGGTGCCTTTGGTACAAAAGCGTGCTATCCAGATTGCTCGGGAAAATGCTAAGCCAGTGATTGTCGCTACCCAGATGTTGGACTCAATGATTGAGAATTCTCGCCCAACTCGTGCTGAGGCATCTGACGTGGCTAACGCTGTGCTAGACGGTGCAGATGCAGTTATGCTTTCCGGTGAGACTTCAGTTGGTGTTGATCCACACAACGTTGTCCGTACGATGAGCCGTATTGTTACCTTTGCTGAGTCTGATGGTCGGGTTCCTGGACTGGCACACATTCCACGAACCAAGCGCGGCGTGATTTCCTATTCTGCTCGCGATATTGCTGAGCGTCTTAATGCTAAAGCACTTGTTGCCTTTACTTCTTCTGGTGATACTGCAAAGCGCGTGTCTCGTTTGCACTCGCAGCTGCCACTGTTGGTGTTCACTCCTGATCCGGCAGTACGCAGTCAGTTAGCATTAAGCTGGGGCACAGAGACTTTCTTGACACCTGTGGTCAAGGATACTGATGAGATGCTTGCTCAGATTGACGACCAGCTGTTAGCTATGGATAAGTATAATAAAGACGATATGATGGTTGTCGTAGCTGGTACGCCACCAGGAATTTCCGGTAACACTAATATGATCCACGTTCACCTTTTGGGCGAAGAGACTAAAGCCTAA
- a CDS encoding glycerate kinase, giving the protein MNPHIVIAPDSFKGTATTHEAGAWLAEGIRAAANEDPSGAPSQELNITIVPMADGGEGTASCFQGTTITLPTTDANGRLIEASYVLDDTVAYIDIAAASGLPLVSDQLRPLTADTYGTGVLIADAQTRGAQRIVLCLGGSATTDGGTGILVALGAQPLTESGFTCRQGGAGLIDAAHIDTAQLNIPAAGLDWVLLSDVRCPATGAHGAAAVFGPQKGASEHDIATLDAGITQLCAITGVDPQIAGMGAAGAIPVGITWLSTLIHGNADHVHIAPGAQVVAEATGLVELIATADLVITGEGKFDSQSTTGKVVGTIMDLVPKKLAIVAGQFASSCPDEVIGVELIEADVRTQLIDAGKRVYNTYRQISTTQG; this is encoded by the coding sequence ATGAACCCCCACATTGTTATTGCTCCAGATTCTTTTAAAGGAACAGCCACCACCCACGAAGCAGGCGCTTGGCTTGCCGAAGGCATTCGTGCCGCAGCCAACGAGGATCCATCTGGTGCCCCAAGTCAAGAGCTTAATATCACGATTGTCCCCATGGCCGATGGTGGTGAAGGCACTGCCTCTTGTTTTCAGGGAACAACTATTACCCTGCCCACTACAGATGCTAATGGCAGACTTATCGAAGCTTCCTATGTTCTCGATGACACCGTAGCCTATATTGATATTGCTGCCGCCAGCGGACTCCCATTGGTTTCCGATCAATTACGACCACTGACCGCAGATACTTATGGCACCGGCGTACTTATTGCCGATGCACAGACTCGCGGAGCTCAACGCATTGTACTCTGTCTTGGTGGGTCTGCTACCACTGATGGCGGTACCGGCATCCTTGTTGCCTTAGGTGCTCAACCACTTACCGAATCTGGCTTTACTTGTCGACAAGGCGGTGCCGGGCTTATCGATGCTGCGCACATTGACACGGCCCAACTTAATATTCCCGCTGCTGGCCTCGACTGGGTTTTACTTAGCGACGTTCGCTGTCCTGCCACCGGTGCCCATGGTGCGGCCGCAGTATTTGGCCCTCAAAAAGGTGCTAGTGAGCACGATATTGCTACTCTTGATGCCGGCATTACTCAGCTATGCGCAATTACTGGGGTTGATCCACAGATTGCTGGTATGGGAGCAGCGGGGGCTATTCCAGTAGGAATTACCTGGTTAAGCACACTTATTCATGGCAATGCCGATCATGTTCATATTGCACCAGGAGCACAAGTTGTTGCGGAAGCAACCGGACTTGTCGAACTTATTGCCACTGCAGATCTTGTTATTACCGGCGAAGGAAAATTTGATTCCCAATCTACTACCGGAAAGGTAGTGGGAACCATTATGGATCTTGTGCCAAAAAAATTAGCGATTGTTGCCGGACAATTTGCTAGTTCCTGCCCAGATGAGGTTATTGGAGTAGAACTTATTGAGGCCGATGTACGCACCCAACTTATCGATGCCGGAAAACGCGTTTATAACACCTACCGCCAGATTTCAACCACCCAGGGATAA
- a CDS encoding glycogen/starch/alpha-glucan phosphorylase — protein MSDTTLSANVGGYVRSASGTTPAEATDRKFWFGLSAAIMEKLADPWAETTKAYNATRQQHYFSAEFLMGRALLNNLTNLEIEAEVANAVRDNGHELSDILEAENDAALGNGGLGRLAACFLDSCATQDLPVTGYGLLYRYGLFKQSFRDGFQHEEPDAWREDGYPFTIRRDNEQRIVRFDDMTVRATPYDMPITGYGTANVGTLRLWNSEPLEEFDYDAFNSQRFTDAIVERERVMDICRVLYPNDTTYAGKVLRVRQQYFFVSASLQQMIDNYIAHHGSDLRNFAQYNCIQLNDTHPVLAIPELMRLLLDEHNLSWDDAWKVTSQTFAYTNHTVLAEALEQWNVSIFQQLFYRVWEITQEIDRRFREEMAAAGFDQAKINYMAPVQDGNVHMAWIACYAAYSINGVAALHTDIIKAETLKDWHDVWPEKFNNKTNGVTPRRWLKMCNPRLADLLTRLSGSNTWVTDLDDLKRLRDYANNDDIMRELMQIKANNKKDFAAWIKDRQDIDIDPNSIFDTQIKRLHEYKRQLMNALYVLDLYFRIKEDGEQNIPPRTFIFGAKAAPGYIRAKAIIKLINVIADLINNDPVVSQTLRVVFVENYNVSPAEHIIPASDISEQISTAGKEASGTSNMKFMMNGALTLGTMDGANVEIVDSVGMDNAYIFGARNEELPELKAHYNPYALYETVPGLKRVLDALSNGLLDDNGSGWFHDLRASLLDGGGWETPDVYYVLGDFASYRETRDRMAADYYADPLHWARMCWVNICESGRFSSDRTINDYAQEVWKLEPTPIR, from the coding sequence ATGAGTGACACTACGTTGTCAGCAAACGTTGGCGGTTATGTCCGCAGTGCTTCCGGCACCACCCCAGCGGAAGCAACTGATCGCAAGTTCTGGTTCGGCTTGTCTGCCGCCATTATGGAAAAACTTGCTGATCCCTGGGCTGAAACGACAAAGGCATATAACGCCACCCGCCAACAGCACTATTTCTCCGCCGAGTTTCTTATGGGTCGTGCGCTACTTAATAACCTCACCAACCTCGAAATTGAGGCTGAGGTTGCCAACGCCGTACGCGATAATGGCCATGAACTCTCCGATATTCTCGAAGCAGAAAATGATGCGGCTCTTGGTAATGGCGGCCTTGGCCGTCTGGCCGCATGCTTCCTTGATTCTTGCGCAACCCAAGATCTGCCGGTCACCGGATATGGTTTGCTCTATCGCTATGGTTTGTTCAAACAAAGTTTCCGTGATGGATTCCAACATGAGGAACCAGATGCATGGCGCGAAGATGGCTATCCTTTTACTATTCGTCGCGACAATGAGCAGCGTATTGTGCGTTTCGACGATATGACCGTGCGTGCTACCCCATACGATATGCCTATTACCGGCTATGGCACCGCCAATGTAGGAACACTACGTCTGTGGAATTCCGAGCCGCTAGAAGAATTCGACTACGACGCTTTTAACTCGCAACGCTTTACCGATGCCATTGTTGAGCGTGAACGAGTCATGGATATTTGTCGTGTGCTTTATCCCAATGACACTACTTATGCAGGTAAGGTACTGCGTGTACGTCAGCAGTATTTCTTTGTTTCTGCATCCTTGCAGCAGATGATTGATAATTACATTGCTCATCATGGTTCTGATCTGCGTAACTTTGCTCAATACAATTGTATTCAGCTCAATGACACCCACCCAGTGCTAGCGATTCCAGAACTCATGCGTTTGCTTCTTGACGAGCACAATCTATCGTGGGATGACGCATGGAAAGTTACCTCCCAGACTTTTGCTTATACCAACCATACTGTGTTGGCTGAAGCATTAGAGCAGTGGAATGTTTCTATTTTCCAACAGCTGTTCTACCGCGTATGGGAGATCACTCAAGAAATTGATCGTCGTTTCCGAGAAGAAATGGCGGCAGCAGGTTTTGATCAAGCCAAGATCAACTACATGGCACCGGTTCAAGACGGCAATGTACATATGGCCTGGATTGCTTGTTATGCGGCGTATTCAATCAATGGCGTAGCTGCTTTACACACCGACATTATTAAAGCAGAAACTTTAAAAGACTGGCATGATGTATGGCCAGAAAAATTCAATAACAAGACCAATGGTGTAACCCCACGTCGCTGGTTAAAAATGTGTAACCCACGTCTTGCTGATCTGCTTACTCGCCTGTCTGGTTCTAATACTTGGGTAACGGATCTCGATGATCTCAAGCGTCTGCGCGATTATGCCAACAATGATGACATTATGCGTGAACTCATGCAGATCAAGGCTAACAATAAGAAAGATTTTGCAGCCTGGATTAAGGATCGCCAAGATATTGATATTGATCCTAACTCAATCTTTGATACCCAAATCAAGCGTCTGCACGAATACAAGCGTCAACTCATGAATGCGCTTTATGTTCTTGACTTGTACTTCCGCATTAAAGAAGATGGCGAACAAAATATTCCGCCACGCACTTTTATCTTCGGTGCTAAAGCGGCTCCAGGGTATATCCGTGCCAAGGCAATCATTAAACTCATTAATGTTATTGCTGATCTCATCAATAATGATCCGGTTGTTTCTCAGACACTACGCGTGGTTTTCGTAGAAAATTACAATGTCTCCCCTGCCGAGCATATTATTCCTGCCTCGGATATTTCCGAGCAGATCTCTACCGCTGGCAAAGAGGCCTCCGGTACCTCCAACATGAAATTCATGATGAATGGTGCGCTAACCCTAGGTACTATGGATGGCGCTAACGTGGAAATCGTTGATTCGGTAGGCATGGATAATGCCTATATTTTTGGCGCGCGCAATGAAGAACTTCCTGAGCTTAAGGCACACTACAACCCTTATGCTCTTTACGAAACCGTTCCAGGGCTTAAGCGTGTTCTTGATGCGCTTTCCAATGGGTTGCTCGATGACAACGGTTCCGGTTGGTTCCATGATCTACGTGCTTCGCTTCTCGACGGCGGAGGCTGGGAAACCCCCGATGTCTACTATGTCCTCGGCGACTTCGCTTCCTACCGGGAAACCCGCGACCGCATGGCAGCTGACTATTATGCTGACCCATTGCATTGGGCTCGTATGTGCTGGGTTAATATCTGTGAATCAGGTCGTTTCTCTTCTGATCGAACCATTAATGATTATGCGCAAGAAGTATGGAAACTAGAGCCAACTCCTATTCGCTAG
- the trpC gene encoding indole-3-glycerol phosphate synthase TrpC produces MMTTTIFDQIIAGVIEDVAAREAVVPFQEIKARSRDMPAPRDAMASLLMPGCSIIAELKRSAPDIGHIADIDEPTILATAYETGGAHMIACHTERRRFAGSLEEMAQVSAATTVPIMCRDFIVDPYQIHEARCFGADVIPLRVAALEQPRLEALIDRVESLGMTALVEVRNVAEAYRAMAARAQVIGINARDFSTMTLNKEVFGEIAPGLPSETIKVALSGVRTARELIEYASSGADAVVIGEQLVRAQSPREFTAALVAAGQHPSCPRR; encoded by the coding sequence ATGATGACGACAACGATCTTTGATCAAATAATTGCGGGCGTCATTGAGGACGTGGCCGCGCGTGAAGCAGTCGTGCCGTTTCAAGAAATTAAAGCTCGTTCGCGTGATATGCCTGCACCACGAGATGCTATGGCATCGTTATTGATGCCTGGATGTAGCATTATCGCGGAACTAAAACGTAGCGCACCAGATATTGGTCATATTGCTGATATCGATGAACCTACTATTTTGGCAACAGCCTATGAAACTGGCGGCGCACATATGATTGCCTGTCACACTGAGCGACGTCGTTTTGCTGGCTCATTAGAAGAAATGGCACAGGTAAGTGCCGCAACAACGGTACCTATTATGTGCCGAGATTTTATCGTGGATCCTTATCAAATCCATGAGGCACGTTGTTTTGGTGCTGATGTTATTCCACTTCGAGTAGCCGCTCTTGAACAACCAAGACTTGAAGCGCTGATCGATCGGGTAGAAAGTTTAGGGATGACCGCTTTAGTGGAAGTGCGTAATGTCGCTGAAGCCTATCGGGCGATGGCTGCGCGAGCCCAAGTAATCGGGATTAATGCGCGGGATTTTTCCACTATGACACTGAACAAAGAAGTTTTTGGTGAGATCGCACCGGGGTTGCCAAGTGAAACGATTAAAGTGGCGCTTTCTGGTGTACGTACTGCTCGAGAGCTTATTGAGTATGCTTCTTCAGGAGCAGATGCAGTAGTTATTGGTGAGCAATTGGTTCGAGCGCAGTCGCCAAGAGAATTTACTGCGGCTTTAGTTGCTGCCGGGCAACACCCTTCGTGCCCCCGTCGATAA
- the gdhA gene encoding NADP-specific glutamate dehydrogenase — protein sequence MNADSTVKEFYDLVVERNIAEPEFHQAVAEVLDSLKIVLDKDSHYADYGLIQRLCEPERQLIFRVPWLDDEGKVQVNRGFRVQFNSALGPYKGGLRFHPSVNLGIIKFLGFEQIFKNSLTGLPIGGAKGGSDFDPKGKSDNEIMRFCQSFMTELYRHIGEYRDVPAGDIGVGGREIGYLFGQYRRLANQHESGVLTGKGLTWGGSLVRTEATGYGLAYFTAEMLNAHGESFDNKKVIVSGSGNVAIYAIEKVQELGATVIAFSDSEGWVHTPDGVDVEKLKDIKENRRGRVSDYADEVAGATYHVAGSLWELPCDVALPCATQNELNGEHARILAENGCTFVAEGANMPSTADAIEVYREKGIHFGPGKAANAGGVATSALEMQQNASRDSWTFEYTDDRLKTIMSNIFRNCAQTAKEYGHEGDYVIGANIAGFKKVADAMLAQGII from the coding sequence ATGAATGCTGATAGCACGGTAAAGGAATTCTACGATTTAGTTGTTGAGCGTAATATTGCAGAACCCGAATTCCATCAGGCCGTTGCTGAGGTCCTGGATTCGCTGAAAATTGTGTTGGACAAGGATTCACACTACGCCGATTATGGTTTGATTCAGCGATTGTGTGAGCCAGAACGTCAGCTGATTTTCCGTGTGCCTTGGCTTGATGATGAAGGAAAAGTCCAGGTTAACCGCGGTTTTCGGGTACAGTTCAATTCCGCACTTGGTCCGTATAAAGGTGGATTACGTTTTCATCCATCAGTAAACCTAGGAATCATTAAGTTTTTAGGTTTTGAACAGATTTTCAAAAATTCTTTAACTGGATTGCCTATCGGTGGTGCCAAGGGCGGTTCAGATTTTGATCCCAAAGGTAAGTCTGACAATGAGATTATGCGTTTTTGTCAGTCTTTTATGACAGAGCTTTATCGTCACATTGGCGAATATCGCGACGTTCCTGCCGGTGATATTGGTGTTGGTGGTCGTGAAATCGGCTACCTTTTTGGTCAATATCGTCGATTAGCTAATCAACATGAATCCGGTGTTCTCACTGGCAAAGGTCTTACCTGGGGCGGTTCCTTGGTGCGTACTGAAGCTACTGGGTATGGATTGGCTTATTTTACAGCTGAGATGCTTAACGCTCACGGGGAATCTTTCGACAATAAGAAGGTTATTGTTTCCGGTTCTGGCAATGTGGCTATCTATGCCATCGAAAAAGTACAAGAACTCGGTGCCACCGTGATTGCATTTTCTGATTCTGAAGGTTGGGTGCACACACCAGATGGAGTGGACGTCGAAAAGCTTAAAGATATCAAGGAAAACCGTCGTGGACGAGTATCTGATTACGCCGATGAGGTAGCCGGAGCTACCTATCACGTAGCAGGCTCACTGTGGGAACTGCCTTGTGATGTTGCGCTACCATGTGCTACCCAAAATGAGCTTAATGGTGAACATGCTCGAATTCTGGCTGAGAATGGTTGTACGTTTGTTGCCGAAGGAGCAAATATGCCTTCAACAGCAGATGCTATTGAGGTGTATCGCGAAAAAGGTATTCATTTTGGCCCAGGTAAAGCTGCAAATGCCGGTGGTGTGGCAACTTCTGCGCTAGAGATGCAGCAAAATGCTTCACGAGATTCATGGACTTTTGAATATACTGATGATCGTTTGAAGACCATTATGAGCAATATTTTCCGAAACTGTGCGCAGACAGCAAAAGAATATGGGCATGAAGGTGATTATGTTATTGGTGCCAATATCGCTGGTTTCAAGAAAGTTGCCGATGCCATGCTAGCTCAGGGAATTATTTAG
- a CDS encoding DUF4921 family protein codes for MYSRPTPLQTMADGTIKQVNPFSGTEVWTVPGRGNRPLNTPVENVYQLSEIDFHETCAFCDHRLAETTPEKSRITTNGDIKYHLLCEEQDDNYAFRRVGNLFEIVTFDYWQKNYDFIMSQSTIDWMRAYLATDSGRQHVLDRVRAKLAAAQQPTNRSDAELLELGEAFFGGGHDVIIAHRHFRDGALTNEQRAGSGDLSIAEHRHFMKFTVDSLRDLYQHNRYALYVAVFQNWLRPAGASFDHLHKQLVTIDDRGTHIQQELSKLRRNPNMYNEWAVDYAARRNLIIAENEHAVCFAGFGHRYPTLEVFSKSATSEPWLHSDAERNSMSDLLHAAHAATGSDVPSNEEWHHKPIDVDMPMPWRIMVKWRVSNLAGFEGGTKIYLNTLSPWDIRDRVVDRLFSLRKEGRIDPSIRIATETSVERNSLRYNPWLD; via the coding sequence ATGTATTCTCGCCCTACCCCGCTTCAAACCATGGCCGACGGAACAATTAAACAGGTCAATCCTTTTTCTGGCACCGAAGTGTGGACTGTTCCTGGGCGTGGTAATCGCCCACTTAATACTCCAGTGGAAAATGTGTATCAACTCAGTGAGATTGATTTTCACGAAACCTGTGCTTTTTGTGATCATAGGCTAGCCGAGACCACTCCAGAAAAATCTCGTATTACTACTAACGGTGATATTAAATACCACCTTCTGTGCGAGGAGCAGGACGATAATTATGCTTTTCGACGCGTAGGAAATCTTTTTGAAATTGTCACCTTTGATTATTGGCAAAAAAATTACGATTTTATTATGAGCCAGTCCACTATTGACTGGATGCGTGCTTATTTAGCAACTGATAGTGGCCGGCAACACGTTCTTGATCGAGTACGGGCAAAGCTTGCTGCTGCCCAACAACCTACTAATCGTAGCGATGCTGAGTTATTAGAGTTAGGCGAAGCCTTCTTCGGTGGCGGCCATGATGTTATTATTGCCCACCGACATTTCCGTGATGGTGCACTAACCAATGAACAACGTGCTGGATCTGGTGATCTAAGTATCGCTGAGCATCGGCATTTCATGAAATTTACCGTCGATAGTCTCCGTGATCTTTACCAGCATAACCGTTATGCACTGTATGTAGCAGTATTTCAAAACTGGTTACGTCCAGCTGGTGCTAGTTTTGACCACCTGCATAAACAATTAGTCACCATCGATGACCGAGGAACGCATATCCAGCAGGAACTATCTAAGTTACGCCGCAACCCTAATATGTATAACGAATGGGCAGTTGATTATGCAGCTCGTCGCAATTTGATTATCGCCGAAAATGAACATGCCGTGTGTTTTGCCGGTTTTGGGCATCGCTACCCCACTTTAGAAGTCTTTTCTAAATCGGCAACGAGCGAACCATGGCTACACAGCGATGCTGAGCGCAATAGTATGAGTGATCTTCTACATGCTGCACATGCTGCTACCGGATCAGATGTTCCTTCCAATGAAGAATGGCATCACAAACCAATTGATGTTGATATGCCAATGCCCTGGCGAATCATGGTCAAATGGCGCGTATCTAACCTTGCCGGTTTTGAAGGTGGCACCAAGATCTACCTAAATACTTTATCTCCATGGGACATTCGTGACCGGGTTGTCGATAGATTGTTTAGCCTACGTAAAGAAGGCCGCATTGATCCTAGTATTCGCATTGCTACGGAAACTTCTGTGGAAAGAAATTCTCTACGATACAACCCGTGGCTTGATTAG
- a CDS encoding amidohydrolase codes for MTISDLLNSHTTDLSWQESLYQKLHQIPELSGREEKTAALIRAELNRFDCEVISPIGGFGMVAIFRNGDGPCVLMRADFDGLPVKETTGVAYASTHTMTVDNNLTACMHACGHDMHTTSLLGACALLDAHRSMWRGTFIALFQPSEENGEGAAAMVADGLQEKIPVPDVCFGQHIVPGPAGKVMTLPGPILAACDSIEVTITGQSAHGSMPQNALDPTYAAAMIVVRLQGIVGREISPHDFAVASVGTLESGNSNNTIPGKARIVINCRHYSQEVKTKLYTAIERVCEAECVASGMTVKPVFRYFGHAPLTNNSLEVFNRVRTTFDDVFHEDSTDAHRWTASEDFSHIPNAFNAPYLFWLVGCTPRKQWAAALAADTIDSNIPTNHSGDFLPDYQPTVTACTQAALAAVLTYLAP; via the coding sequence ATGACTATTTCAGATCTGCTTAATTCGCACACAACTGACCTTTCTTGGCAGGAAAGTCTCTATCAAAAACTTCACCAAATACCAGAGCTATCTGGTAGAGAAGAAAAAACTGCTGCCCTGATCCGTGCAGAACTTAACCGTTTTGATTGTGAAGTCATTAGCCCTATTGGTGGCTTCGGTATGGTCGCAATTTTTCGTAATGGTGATGGCCCGTGTGTATTAATGCGAGCAGATTTCGACGGTTTACCGGTAAAAGAAACCACTGGCGTAGCTTATGCCTCAACACACACAATGACAGTTGATAATAACCTCACTGCTTGTATGCATGCTTGTGGGCATGATATGCATACCACCAGTTTGCTGGGAGCTTGTGCTCTTCTCGATGCTCATCGCAGTATGTGGCGGGGAACTTTTATTGCGCTCTTCCAGCCCAGTGAAGAAAATGGTGAAGGCGCCGCCGCAATGGTTGCCGATGGACTCCAGGAAAAAATTCCTGTCCCAGACGTATGTTTCGGTCAGCATATTGTTCCAGGTCCGGCTGGAAAGGTAATGACTTTGCCGGGCCCAATCCTAGCCGCATGCGATTCCATTGAGGTCACCATCACTGGCCAATCTGCACATGGTTCTATGCCGCAAAATGCTCTTGACCCGACTTATGCCGCAGCGATGATTGTTGTGCGATTACAAGGAATCGTCGGACGCGAAATCAGTCCTCATGATTTCGCTGTAGCTAGTGTTGGTACCCTAGAATCTGGCAATTCTAATAACACTATCCCGGGAAAGGCACGCATAGTTATTAATTGCCGGCACTACTCTCAAGAGGTAAAAACTAAGCTTTACACAGCCATTGAACGAGTATGTGAAGCAGAATGTGTGGCTTCTGGAATGACGGTGAAACCGGTCTTTCGTTATTTTGGTCATGCCCCGCTTACCAATAACTCGCTAGAAGTTTTTAACCGGGTACGCACAACCTTCGATGATGTTTTTCACGAAGATTCTACCGATGCTCACCGCTGGACTGCTTCTGAAGATTTCTCGCATATTCCTAACGCTTTTAATGCACCGTATCTTTTCTGGTTGGTTGGTTGCACGCCACGCAAACAATGGGCAGCTGCGCTGGCTGCCGACACAATTGATAGTAATATTCCTACTAATCACTCCGGAGATTTCCTCCCCGATTATCAACCGACGGTTACTGCCTGTACCCAAGCAGCATTAGCGGCAGTGCTAACGTATCTCGCCCCGTAA